The DNA window AGATTCTGGCATTTTCACGAGATATGATGGCTTGAATGCCTCCAATCCCAATGTTGCAGAAATTTCCAAAGAAGGATAAAATTCCTTTCTTGCTGCCTCTACATCTAATTTCGCAGATTTTAATTCCAGTTCAGCTTGTTTTATATCCGGGCGATTTGCTAATAACTGCGCAGGAATACCTGTATAAACTGTTTGCGGAATTGTTGACATAAAGCTTTCTTTTGTTCTCACAATCGGCTGTGGGAATCTTCCTAAAAGTGCATTGATCCCATTTTCTTTTTCGGTGATCTGCTGACGGATTGTATACTCTGTTGCTTTGGATTTAGCCAGTTCGGCTTCAAATTTCTTTACCGCTAATTCCGTAGCCGCTGCCGCTTGTTTCTGTATTTTAGAGATCTCTAAGGCTTTCTCCTGAAGCTTAATATACTGTTGAATAATATCCAACTGGTTATCAAGAGACAACAACTCGTAATAATTATCAGCTACTTCCTCAATAAGGTTCGAAAGAATAAAATTCTTTCCTTCAACTGTAGATAAATAGTGGGCAACTGCCGATTCTTTCTCAGTTCTCAATTTTTTCCAGATATCAATTTCCCAGTTAGCCATTAATCCACCTTCAAAATTCCCCAATGGATCCGGCATTTCTCGACCTGGTTCAATCTCTGTAGTAGCATCACCAGCTCCTTCACTGGTATAACGACCGGATTTTTTCACTCCAGCTCCTATTGTGGCTGCCACAGTTGGGCTTAGCTTTCCTTTTTTATAAAGGACTCCGCTTTTTGCAATTTCAATTTCCTGTAAAGTAATCAATAGTTCCTGATTATTTTTCAGGGCAGTTTCTATTAAGCTTACTAAGTTTGGATCTGTAAAAAACTGTCTCCAGGGTGTTGTTCCGCTATTGGAATTAGCATCCTGCTGCTCGTTTTCTCCAAAATTCTGAGGTAAATTTTCTTTTACCTCGTCTTTTATAACGGTCGCCATTGGAGCTTTACAACTTGCTACAACAAGTGATAATGCAATGGCTGTAAGAATTGATTTAATCTTCAAATTTTCCATCATGTTCATAAGGTTCAGTTTGTTCTGTTAAAGGATTCTCTTCTTCATATCTTGCCAGTCTGGATTTTTCAGCTATCGTTCCGAAGATGTAATACAATCCAGGAATGATCATTAGTCCGAAAATAGTTCCTATAAGCATTCCTCCAGCCGCAGCTGTTCCAATGGTTCTGTTTCCTAC is part of the Chryseobacterium paludis genome and encodes:
- a CDS encoding TolC family protein — translated: MNMMENLKIKSILTAIALSLVVASCKAPMATVIKDEVKENLPQNFGENEQQDANSNSGTTPWRQFFTDPNLVSLIETALKNNQELLITLQEIEIAKSGVLYKKGKLSPTVAATIGAGVKKSGRYTSEGAGDATTEIEPGREMPDPLGNFEGGLMANWEIDIWKKLRTEKESAVAHYLSTVEGKNFILSNLIEEVADNYYELLSLDNQLDIIQQYIKLQEKALEISKIQKQAAAATELAVKKFEAELAKSKATEYTIRQQITEKENGINALLGRFPQPIVRTKESFMSTIPQTVYTGIPAQLLANRPDIKQAELELKSAKLDVEAARKEFYPSLEISATLGLEAFKPSYLVKMPESIAYNLVGEVAGPLINKTAIKANFQTADAKQIQALYEYDKTILNAYLDVANLMSKVKNIDQYYKLKSEETQALDQSIDIANQLFRNSRADYLEVLLNQRDALDAKMELVEAKEKQLSTVVDIYKSLGGGWK